A section of the Chryseobacterium ginsenosidimutans genome encodes:
- a CDS encoding glycoside hydrolase family 3 protein has product MKKLVYTSLFIFLFLSSKISAQYQPKDISKEDLKKAKHWVDKTYKSLSQDEKLGQLFIIALYTNKGENEINNVRNIVINDKIGGLILMQDDAAREINLVNEFQQKSKIPLMIGMDAEWGVFQRIAAAHKFPWAMTLGAIQDKNLIEQMSSKIAEDCHRMGINWDFAPVVDVNTNPDNPIIGNRSFGSEVNNVISSALSYSNGLQNNNILAAIKHFPGHGDTSTDSHLDLPVVSHNLERLNNIELAPFKALVDKGIGGVMVAHLYVPALESEKGIPASVSKNIVTGLLKEKLDYKGLIITDALNMGAVANKYKPGELDAMAFKAGNDIMLFSQGVANGKKLIQKAIDNGEISQSRVEESVKKILLTKYFLGLDKYTPRNPENINSDLNNDSHKVLVQNLYSNALTLLKDDKKLLPLTGKQVYYVPLEEAPYQTFANQLGSNVIIKKADEINTIPANSTVVVGLHKDNSTAYKPYKISEASKKVLADLTKNQNIILNVFGSAYALKDIDISKVSTVLVSYENNDDSMTATANALNGKTKIWGRLPVLVNDTLKAGMGIDFDNSKK; this is encoded by the coding sequence ATGAAGAAACTAGTTTACACTTCGCTCTTTATTTTCTTATTTCTAAGCTCAAAAATATCAGCCCAATATCAGCCTAAAGACATTTCCAAAGAAGATTTGAAAAAGGCAAAACACTGGGTCGACAAAACATATAAAAGCCTTTCGCAAGATGAAAAACTAGGACAGCTTTTTATTATCGCATTATATACCAACAAAGGTGAAAATGAGATTAATAATGTAAGAAACATCGTTATTAACGATAAAATCGGGGGTCTTATTTTAATGCAGGATGATGCTGCAAGAGAAATTAACCTGGTTAATGAATTTCAGCAAAAATCAAAAATTCCTTTGATGATCGGTATGGATGCAGAGTGGGGAGTTTTTCAGAGAATTGCTGCGGCTCATAAATTCCCGTGGGCAATGACTTTGGGAGCCATTCAGGATAAAAACTTAATTGAGCAGATGTCTTCAAAAATAGCTGAAGACTGCCACAGAATGGGAATTAATTGGGATTTTGCACCGGTTGTAGATGTAAATACCAATCCTGACAATCCGATTATCGGAAACAGAAGCTTTGGCTCTGAAGTTAATAATGTAATTAGTTCTGCCCTATCCTATTCAAACGGTCTTCAGAATAACAATATTTTAGCTGCTATTAAGCATTTTCCCGGTCATGGTGATACCAGTACAGATTCTCACTTAGATTTACCGGTTGTTTCACATAATTTGGAAAGATTAAATAATATTGAACTTGCCCCTTTCAAAGCTTTGGTGGATAAAGGAATCGGCGGCGTAATGGTTGCGCATCTATACGTTCCGGCTTTAGAATCAGAAAAAGGAATTCCTGCTTCTGTTTCAAAAAATATTGTTACAGGTTTACTGAAAGAAAAATTAGATTATAAAGGCTTAATCATTACCGATGCTTTAAACATGGGGGCTGTCGCAAATAAATATAAGCCCGGAGAACTTGATGCAATGGCTTTCAAAGCAGGAAATGATATCATGCTGTTTTCACAAGGTGTTGCAAATGGTAAAAAATTGATTCAAAAAGCAATTGACAACGGAGAAATTTCTCAATCGAGAGTTGAGGAAAGTGTGAAAAAAATTCTTTTAACAAAATATTTCTTAGGTTTAGATAAATATACTCCAAGAAATCCTGAGAATATCAATTCAGATCTAAATAATGATTCTCATAAAGTTCTGGTTCAGAATTTATATTCAAATGCTTTGACCTTATTAAAAGATGATAAAAAATTACTCCCATTAACAGGAAAACAGGTTTATTATGTTCCTTTGGAAGAAGCTCCTTATCAGACTTTTGCAAATCAGCTAGGTTCAAATGTAATTATTAAAAAAGCTGATGAAATCAACACAATTCCTGCAAATTCTACAGTGGTCGTTGGTTTACATAAAGACAACTCCACTGCTTACAAACCTTATAAAATTTCAGAAGCATCAAAAAAAGTTTTGGCTGATTTAACAAAAAACCAAAATATCATTTTAAATGTTTTCGGAAGCGCATATGCTTTGAAAGATATTGATATTTCAAAGGTTTCCACAGTTTTGGTTTCATATGAAAATAACGATGATTCAATGACTGCAACAGCAAATGCTCTGAACGGAAAAACAAAAATCTGGGGCAGACTTCCTGTCTTGGTTAATGATACATTAAAAGCAGGAATGGGGATCGATTTTGATAATTCTAAAAAATAA
- the bshA gene encoding N-acetyl-alpha-D-glucosaminyl L-malate synthase BshA: MKIGILCYPTYGGSGIVATELGMSLANKGYEVHFISSALPARLDITNPNIFFHRVNVQTYPLFQYQPYDIALSSMIYRVVNLYKLDLLHAHYAIPYAYAAFTAKQMLQEDNNDIPLVTTLHGTDITLVGQHPSYKHAVEFSINQSDAITSVSESLKRDTLQFFKIKKEIQVITNFIDNSEFDECNECQRTQFANPDEKILIHVSNLRPVKRVDEVLQIFKNVQKKVKSKLIIIGEGPDMEKVNQFLEENPDLISKIRLLGKVNDLYRILQLSDVFLLPSEQESFGLAALEAMAANTPVISSNAGGIPEVNIQGETGFLAEIGNVEAMSNYTIKLLSNEELLEKMKKNAKEQAIKFDLKNILPIYEAMYKTTIENFKHHKDGSLEINK; encoded by the coding sequence ATGAAAATAGGCATACTTTGCTATCCAACATACGGTGGAAGCGGAATCGTAGCAACAGAACTGGGAATGTCTCTTGCCAATAAAGGCTATGAAGTACATTTTATAAGCTCTGCGCTACCTGCGAGATTAGATATTACTAATCCGAATATTTTCTTCCATAGAGTGAATGTTCAGACGTATCCGCTTTTCCAGTATCAGCCTTATGATATTGCACTAAGTTCGATGATTTACCGTGTTGTTAATCTTTACAAGCTCGATTTGCTTCATGCACATTACGCAATCCCTTACGCATATGCAGCATTTACAGCAAAACAGATGTTGCAGGAAGATAATAATGATATTCCTTTGGTAACCACGCTTCACGGAACGGATATTACATTGGTTGGTCAGCATCCGAGTTATAAGCATGCGGTAGAATTTTCTATCAATCAGTCAGATGCAATTACTTCTGTTTCTGAAAGCTTAAAAAGAGATACATTGCAGTTTTTCAAGATTAAAAAAGAAATTCAGGTAATTACCAATTTTATTGACAATTCTGAGTTTGATGAATGCAATGAATGCCAAAGAACACAGTTTGCAAACCCTGACGAAAAAATACTGATCCACGTTTCCAATTTGCGTCCTGTAAAACGTGTTGATGAAGTGTTGCAGATCTTTAAAAATGTTCAGAAAAAGGTAAAATCAAAATTAATCATCATCGGCGAAGGTCCGGATATGGAAAAAGTTAATCAGTTTTTGGAAGAAAATCCTGACTTAATCTCTAAGATCCGTCTGCTTGGTAAAGTGAATGATTTATATAGAATCCTTCAGCTTTCAGATGTATTTTTACTGCCTTCTGAACAGGAAAGTTTCGGTCTGGCAGCTTTAGAAGCAATGGCGGCAAATACTCCGGTAATAAGCTCAAATGCAGGGGGAATTCCTGAAGTAAATATTCAGGGAGAAACCGGATTTTTGGCAGAAATAGGAAATGTAGAGGCTATGAGTAATTACACTATTAAATTGCTAAGCAATGAGGAACTTTTAGAAAAAATGAAGAAAAATGCTAAAGAACAAGCAATAAAATTTGATTTGAAAAACATTCTTCCTATCTACGAAGCTATGTATAAAACCACGATAGAAAATTTCAAACATCATAAGGATGGAAGTCTGGAAATCAACAAATAA
- a CDS encoding DUF2851 family protein gives MTEKLLQYLWNYKVFNHFDFKDLEGNSVEIVDFGKWNTNAGPDFLSAKIKINNIIFAGNIELHVKSSDWIFHNHSQDPNYQNIILHVVFQNDIEIDEHKNKNIPTLELKNYIDENVFGKYEKLISGNQFIPCENIFNVNKIPVNFHEENVLKKLEEKSSEFEKSLEQFKNNFEAVLFHSLAYSFGLKVNAFIFKQIAESIDFNTILKIQQNQAQLEALLFGVSGWLENPADEQMQIWKREFDFIKAKFNISDLKLRPKFLRLRPPNFPTIRLSQLAHLYQQHQSLFSKVIHADSSYELFEIFKNVKASEYWNNRFNFGKISTVNQPKMLSKDFIELIILNTVLPLKYTYHKYHNEEITDEILNFYKNIPAEKNSIIDDWKKLELKITTALESQSLIYHFKNSCEEKNCLNCSIGFKLLKES, from the coding sequence ATGACGGAAAAATTACTTCAATACCTCTGGAACTACAAAGTTTTCAACCATTTCGACTTCAAAGATCTTGAAGGAAATTCCGTTGAAATAGTAGATTTTGGAAAATGGAATACCAATGCAGGCCCGGATTTCTTATCCGCAAAAATTAAAATCAACAACATTATTTTCGCCGGAAATATTGAACTTCATGTAAAATCTTCCGACTGGATTTTTCATAATCATTCTCAGGATCCGAATTATCAGAATATTATTCTTCATGTTGTTTTTCAGAATGATATAGAAATCGATGAACATAAAAATAAAAACATTCCGACATTAGAATTGAAAAATTACATCGATGAAAATGTTTTCGGGAAATATGAAAAACTGATAAGCGGAAATCAGTTTATTCCCTGTGAAAATATTTTTAATGTAAATAAAATTCCTGTCAATTTTCATGAAGAAAATGTGTTGAAAAAACTGGAGGAAAAATCTTCGGAATTCGAAAAAAGTTTAGAACAGTTTAAAAATAACTTTGAAGCAGTTTTGTTTCACAGCCTTGCTTATTCTTTTGGATTAAAAGTAAATGCTTTTATATTCAAACAAATTGCAGAAAGCATAGATTTTAATACAATTCTAAAGATCCAACAAAACCAAGCTCAGCTTGAAGCATTATTATTCGGAGTTTCAGGCTGGCTGGAAAATCCTGCAGATGAACAAATGCAAATCTGGAAACGCGAATTTGATTTTATCAAAGCTAAATTTAATATCTCTGATTTAAAACTCCGTCCGAAATTCTTACGATTAAGACCTCCTAATTTTCCTACCATCCGCCTGTCTCAATTAGCCCATCTTTATCAGCAGCATCAGAGCTTGTTTTCAAAAGTTATTCATGCTGATAGTTCTTACGAATTATTTGAAATTTTTAAAAATGTAAAAGCTTCAGAATATTGGAATAATCGTTTCAATTTCGGAAAGATATCAACGGTTAACCAGCCTAAAATGTTAAGTAAAGATTTTATTGAATTGATTATTTTAAATACCGTTTTACCTTTAAAATATACCTATCACAAATATCATAATGAAGAAATTACCGATGAAATTTTAAACTTTTATAAAAATATTCCTGCAGAAAAAAATTCAATTATTGACGACTGGAAAAAATTAGAGTTAAAAATTACAACAGCTTTAGAAAGTCAAAGTCTGATTTATCATTTTAAAAATTCCTGTGAAGAAAAAAATTGCTTAAATTGCAGTATTGGGTTTAAACTTTTAAAAGAATCTTAA
- a CDS encoding PspC family transcriptional regulator — MLDNIRHKMEREWFGVLTRTGTKLGIPVSKLRVFFIYSTFATAGFFFLIYLGLAFTLWIKDMFITRRPNVFDL; from the coding sequence ATGCTTGATAACATTCGTCATAAAATGGAAAGAGAATGGTTTGGTGTTCTTACCAGAACCGGCACAAAACTGGGAATTCCTGTTTCTAAACTTAGAGTATTTTTTATTTATTCTACTTTTGCAACGGCAGGTTTTTTCTTTCTGATTTATCTTGGGCTGGCTTTTACTTTATGGATTAAGGATATGTTCATCACTAGAAGACCCAACGTTTTTGATTTATAA
- a CDS encoding GNAT family N-acetyltransferase — protein MEFLQIISPEDYRVQEIFESYCSTFPEDERRDWNKLATLFSNPKVKIISVLHEAENIGYLIIWELSTYSFVEHFEVFPAFRNQKLGSHITGYLFENYPRLILEIEPDHLGDDAKRRYSFYQRNGFNLVDEMYVQPSYGEGKKPLDLWLLANYSPENIKEVKDEIYDIVYH, from the coding sequence ATGGAGTTTTTACAAATTATATCTCCTGAAGATTACAGAGTTCAGGAAATTTTCGAATCCTACTGTTCAACCTTTCCGGAAGATGAAAGAAGAGACTGGAACAAATTAGCAACACTTTTCTCGAATCCAAAAGTGAAAATAATATCTGTTTTGCATGAAGCAGAAAATATCGGCTACCTCATCATTTGGGAACTGAGTACTTATAGTTTCGTGGAACATTTTGAAGTGTTTCCGGCGTTTAGAAATCAGAAGTTAGGTTCGCATATTACAGGATATTTGTTTGAAAATTATCCCCGACTTATTTTGGAAATTGAACCCGATCATTTAGGAGATGATGCAAAAAGAAGGTATTCTTTTTATCAACGAAACGGTTTTAATCTGGTTGATGAAATGTATGTTCAGCCAAGTTACGGAGAAGGGAAAAAACCACTGGATTTATGGTTACTGGCAAATTATTCCCCTGAAAATATAAAGGAAGTGAAAGATGAAATTTATGATATTGTTTATCATTAA
- a CDS encoding SIMPL domain-containing protein, whose product MNKNIIAIAIGALGFIIGLGLLGNAIKNRNRSENTISVTGLGTKHFVSDLITWSGNFSKNNFDLKLAYDELALDRKTINDYLLSKGVKQSEIVFSSVDIQKQFKNYTDSNGNNVQNEFTGYNLTQTVSIESKEVAKIENLSRNITEIINRGIEFTSSSPSYFYTKLATVKQEMIASATKDAKERAEKIAENSGSSLGNLKKATMGVIQITAPNSNEDYSYGGTFNTASKDKEASITIKLEYEVN is encoded by the coding sequence ATGAACAAAAATATTATTGCGATTGCAATTGGAGCATTGGGTTTCATTATTGGTCTCGGTCTTTTAGGAAACGCTATTAAAAACAGGAATAGATCTGAAAATACAATTTCTGTAACAGGTTTAGGAACCAAACACTTTGTTTCTGATCTCATTACGTGGTCGGGAAATTTTTCTAAAAACAATTTTGATTTAAAACTTGCTTACGACGAACTGGCTTTAGACCGAAAAACAATTAATGATTATCTGCTGTCAAAAGGAGTGAAACAGAGTGAAATCGTTTTTTCTTCTGTTGATATTCAGAAACAGTTCAAAAATTATACTGACTCTAATGGAAATAATGTTCAGAACGAATTCACAGGATATAATCTTACACAAACAGTTTCTATTGAAAGCAAAGAAGTCGCAAAAATTGAAAACCTTTCAAGAAATATTACAGAAATTATCAATCGCGGAATAGAGTTTACATCATCTTCTCCAAGTTATTTTTATACCAAATTGGCAACCGTAAAACAGGAAATGATCGCTTCTGCAACAAAAGATGCCAAAGAACGTGCTGAAAAAATCGCCGAAAATTCAGGAAGCAGCTTAGGAAACTTAAAAAAAGCAACAATGGGAGTTATTCAGATTACGGCTCCGAATTCCAATGAAGATTATTCTTATGGCGGAACTTTCAATACGGCTTCAAAAGATAAAGAAGCGAGTATTACGATTAAGTTGGAATATGAAGTTAATTAA
- a CDS encoding carboxypeptidase-like regulatory domain-containing protein, producing MKFRFIIILLFLFVNTFSQQKIIGKITDEDGISLPAVTVMNMSADKKTYTAADGTFSIDALSSDDEIRFIRNGFERASIKAGYGFNKELNITLIRIAQEIEEVEVSKITGDITKDSKAVAKIDKGKIVEDAVGLPQPVGKMRERPAEVKEVLIPIILGQLNIQGMYDLISGDARRMKRQYRYDDLQEDILWIRDRVEDEYFTKEGIPKERISEFIEFSFVNKPQTRSFVRAKNLTGALSRMDETIPVFVKRIKESRSSQ from the coding sequence ATGAAATTTAGATTCATAATTATTCTTCTTTTTTTGTTTGTGAATACATTTTCGCAACAGAAAATCATTGGTAAAATTACGGATGAAGATGGGATAAGTCTTCCGGCTGTCACTGTTATGAATATGTCTGCAGATAAGAAAACATATACGGCAGCTGATGGTACTTTTTCCATCGATGCATTATCTTCTGATGATGAAATTAGGTTTATAAGAAATGGCTTTGAAAGAGCTTCAATAAAAGCAGGTTATGGGTTCAATAAAGAATTAAATATTACATTAATAAGAATTGCACAGGAAATCGAAGAGGTGGAAGTTTCTAAAATTACCGGAGATATTACCAAGGATTCAAAAGCAGTAGCAAAGATTGATAAAGGTAAAATTGTTGAAGATGCAGTGGGGCTTCCGCAACCTGTCGGAAAAATGAGGGAACGGCCTGCAGAAGTAAAAGAGGTTTTAATCCCGATAATTTTAGGACAGCTGAATATTCAGGGTATGTATGATCTGATCAGCGGCGATGCAAGAAGAATGAAAAGACAGTATCGATATGATGATTTGCAGGAAGATATTTTGTGGATCAGAGATAGAGTAGAAGATGAATATTTTACCAAAGAGGGAATTCCGAAAGAAAGAATTTCCGAGTTTATTGAATTTTCTTTTGTTAATAAACCACAAACGAGAAGCTTTGTAAGAGCTAAAAATTTAACTGGAGCTTTGTCGAGAATGGATGAAACAATTCCTGTTTTTGTTAAAAGAATAAAGGAAAGTAGGTCTTCTCAATAA
- a CDS encoding carboxypeptidase-like regulatory domain-containing protein produces MKLKLFFFFSFIFFININAQDYIFGKIVSEDNAEIPDVTVINIRTDERVATNRDGHFMISGRAGDELRFVKSGYERTNQKVTKENISSPVNVTLIRAAALIAEVEIKKGITGDITIDTKNLNPPKKVQKLKSDLAIYMSQKSDPIILAARPGEFVQPKGQGFSIGKVKNKWDDLDFMNYLTYALGEKYFTDLNIDRSLIQHFIYYVFAGGFERKNILKYGFCSDADLMRFQRAVLMRVSSYRAPQTQK; encoded by the coding sequence GTGAAACTTAAACTATTCTTTTTCTTTTCATTTATATTTTTCATCAATATTAATGCTCAGGATTATATTTTTGGGAAGATTGTTTCAGAAGATAATGCTGAAATTCCTGATGTAACCGTTATCAATATCAGAACTGATGAAAGAGTGGCAACCAATCGCGACGGACATTTCATGATTTCCGGAAGAGCAGGCGATGAACTCCGTTTTGTGAAATCCGGCTATGAACGTACCAACCAAAAAGTAACGAAAGAAAATATCAGTTCGCCAGTCAATGTAACTTTGATAAGAGCCGCAGCTTTAATTGCAGAAGTTGAAATTAAAAAAGGAATTACGGGAGATATTACGATTGATACAAAAAATCTTAATCCACCTAAAAAAGTTCAGAAGCTGAAAAGTGATTTGGCTATTTACATGTCTCAAAAATCTGATCCGATAATTTTGGCAGCAAGACCGGGAGAATTTGTACAACCGAAAGGGCAGGGCTTTTCTATAGGAAAAGTTAAAAATAAATGGGATGATCTAGACTTCATGAACTATCTTACGTATGCTTTAGGAGAAAAATATTTTACTGATTTAAATATTGACAGATCTTTAATTCAGCATTTTATTTATTATGTGTTTGCAGGAGGTTTTGAAAGAAAAAATATCTTGAAATATGGATTTTGCAGTGATGCTGATTTAATGAGGTTTCAAAGAGCCGTTTTGATGAGAGTCTCTTCTTACAGAGCTCCGCAAACTCAAAAATAA
- a CDS encoding UvrD-helicase domain-containing protein has protein sequence MQNSYTVINASAGSGKTYALVQRLLMICLRYPNQQQSIRNILALTFTNKAANEMKERILTWLGNFSADNFAENVDLKNIQKAFEEEGLKITIDELHHRAKKMLDYVLHNYSTLNIGTIDRFNSRLVRSFSYELGLAKNFNLEIEAEPFLIEAVDKMLDQIGENDVISNSFMDYVDYSLENNERINLNKNLYDSAKEFVKDIHYEHLKNNKDFDNTNYENIKNTLRKEIVFNKKQAVELATKSIELFQSRNIEIEDFAQGKNGIGGFFTKILDFYNQKRSGFPFPTTAEESVVNNYRKGAATKSKNKEPEIFETLDQLLENRMQLIILYIETQKKEKILSALLPLKVNKDIQDELKKIEEENDLVLLSKFNILINENLKNEPSAFIYEKVGSQFQHYFFDEFQDTSELQWQNFIPLRDHSISMENTSFTLVGDPKQSIYRFRGGESKLMLDIINKKELSPKQAELLVLKDNWRSSKNIVKFNNELYEFHSRELAEEHAAIFGTDAEQNPKSGIDGRVKVNLIENLTNEDFYNDTSERMRKDIQESLDHGFKFSDITILCRGNFDIFSYSQKLGNLKVNYKGEEINIKTISDKGLTLELSDTLKAVIEFLKWETNPKNKPNLIMMMYYLNKLGRIHMADFTLEMAKILETETHEEILQFIQQKYSLKLKQENFPRFNLYNFVEYYINEFSVENKETDFLLNFLEMLFNFTQNTGASTKEFLKYWDEEASTYTIQASENIDAIQIMTIHKAKGLEFPIVFIPMINKNRDAEFTNWFDTTNDNALKSVNINQFHKNLEVYDEEIEKFNKQNSYKNFVDRLCLQYVATTRPVEQLFFYIQKANKTSNNLELLEFLQSKNTENLDEFDLYEVNPEMLKKHSKDKTSHFETKDIQNLKNINEKNTSIKIATPSKNYQVRIEKVRIGLFVHELLSKINTEKDIAKVLESYVLEGQITTEERNEIQETLEQIIKFHSEFFDEKWEVINEKDIMISENGESKIYRPDRILKSDEGYIIVDFKTGEETEKNDLQIENYKRILESLGRKVLKTQLIYL, from the coding sequence ATGCAAAATTCTTATACAGTTATCAATGCTTCAGCGGGTTCGGGGAAAACATATGCCCTCGTTCAGCGGCTTTTGATGATCTGTCTCCGATATCCTAATCAGCAACAGTCGATCAGAAATATTTTGGCATTAACTTTTACCAATAAAGCAGCCAATGAAATGAAAGAAAGGATTTTAACGTGGCTCGGAAACTTCTCTGCTGATAATTTTGCTGAAAACGTAGATTTAAAGAACATACAAAAGGCTTTTGAAGAAGAAGGGTTAAAAATCACCATCGATGAATTGCATCACCGTGCAAAAAAAATGCTGGATTATGTTCTTCACAATTATTCTACTTTAAATATTGGAACTATTGACCGTTTTAATTCACGATTGGTAAGAAGCTTTTCTTACGAATTGGGTTTAGCAAAAAACTTTAATCTTGAAATCGAAGCTGAACCGTTTTTAATTGAAGCTGTTGATAAAATGCTTGATCAGATTGGAGAAAATGATGTTATTTCCAATTCTTTCATGGATTATGTGGATTACAGCCTTGAAAATAATGAGAGAATTAATTTAAATAAAAACCTTTACGATTCTGCGAAAGAATTTGTAAAAGATATTCATTATGAGCACCTTAAAAACAATAAAGATTTCGACAATACGAATTATGAAAATATAAAGAATACGCTCCGAAAAGAAATTGTATTTAACAAAAAACAAGCTGTTGAACTTGCCACAAAATCAATTGAATTATTCCAATCGAGAAATATTGAAATTGAAGATTTTGCACAGGGAAAAAATGGTATTGGAGGATTTTTTACTAAAATTTTAGACTTCTACAATCAAAAAAGATCAGGATTTCCTTTTCCTACAACCGCGGAAGAATCGGTTGTTAACAATTATAGAAAAGGAGCTGCAACAAAATCAAAAAATAAAGAACCTGAGATTTTTGAAACTCTCGATCAATTGCTGGAAAATAGAATGCAACTGATTATATTGTACATCGAAACGCAGAAAAAAGAGAAAATATTATCTGCACTTTTACCTTTAAAAGTGAATAAGGATATTCAGGATGAATTGAAAAAAATTGAAGAAGAAAATGATTTGGTTTTACTTTCAAAGTTTAATATCCTGATTAATGAAAACCTTAAAAATGAACCTTCGGCCTTTATTTACGAGAAAGTAGGTTCGCAGTTTCAACATTATTTTTTTGATGAATTTCAGGACACTTCAGAATTACAATGGCAGAATTTTATTCCATTGAGGGATCATTCTATTTCGATGGAGAATACATCTTTTACATTAGTGGGAGATCCGAAACAGAGTATTTACCGTTTTCGGGGTGGTGAAAGCAAACTGATGCTTGATATTATCAATAAAAAGGAACTTTCTCCGAAACAGGCTGAACTTTTGGTTTTAAAGGATAATTGGCGAAGCTCAAAGAATATCGTTAAATTTAATAATGAGCTGTACGAATTTCATTCCCGAGAATTAGCGGAAGAACATGCAGCAATTTTCGGAACGGACGCCGAACAAAATCCTAAATCAGGAATTGACGGTAGGGTAAAAGTAAATCTTATTGAAAACTTAACCAACGAAGACTTTTATAATGATACTTCCGAGAGAATGCGAAAAGATATTCAGGAAAGCCTGGATCATGGTTTTAAATTTTCCGACATAACAATTCTTTGCCGTGGAAATTTTGACATTTTCAGTTATTCTCAAAAGCTAGGAAACCTGAAAGTCAATTATAAGGGTGAAGAAATCAATATTAAAACCATTTCTGATAAAGGTCTTACCTTGGAATTATCGGATACATTAAAAGCTGTCATTGAGTTTTTGAAATGGGAGACAAATCCGAAAAATAAACCTAATCTAATCATGATGATGTACTATCTCAATAAGTTGGGAAGAATTCACATGGCAGATTTTACGTTGGAAATGGCTAAAATCCTTGAAACTGAGACTCATGAAGAGATTTTACAATTCATTCAGCAGAAATATTCTTTAAAACTGAAACAGGAAAATTTTCCGAGATTCAACTTATACAACTTTGTAGAATATTATATTAACGAATTTTCGGTTGAAAATAAGGAAACTGATTTTCTTTTAAACTTTTTGGAAATGCTTTTCAATTTCACGCAAAATACAGGTGCAAGTACGAAAGAATTTCTGAAATATTGGGATGAAGAAGCATCGACTTACACCATTCAGGCGTCTGAAAATATAGATGCAATCCAAATTATGACTATACATAAAGCTAAAGGCCTGGAATTTCCGATTGTTTTTATCCCGATGATCAATAAAAATCGTGATGCAGAGTTTACAAACTGGTTTGATACAACGAACGACAATGCTCTGAAGTCTGTCAATATCAATCAGTTTCATAAAAATCTTGAAGTTTACGACGAAGAAATTGAAAAATTTAATAAACAAAATTCTTACAAAAACTTTGTTGATCGATTATGTCTTCAATATGTTGCAACGACAAGACCAGTTGAGCAATTATTTTTCTACATTCAAAAAGCAAATAAAACATCAAATAATCTTGAGTTATTAGAATTTCTTCAATCTAAGAACACAGAAAATCTTGATGAGTTTGATTTGTATGAGGTTAATCCCGAAATGCTAAAAAAGCATTCGAAGGATAAAACTTCACACTTTGAAACAAAAGATATCCAAAATCTGAAAAATATCAACGAAAAAAATACGTCAATAAAAATTGCAACTCCTTCAAAAAATTATCAGGTGAGAATTGAAAAAGTGAGAATTGGTCTTTTTGTACATGAACTATTATCAAAAATCAATACAGAAAAAGATATTGCAAAGGTGTTGGAAAGTTATGTTCTGGAGGGACAAATTACAACTGAAGAGAGAAATGAAATTCAGGAAACTTTAGAACAGATCATTAAATTCCATTCTGAGTTTTTTGATGAAAAATGGGAAGTAATTAATGAAAAAGACATCATGATTTCTGAGAATGGAGAGAGTAAAATTTACCGCCCTGACCGAATTTTGAAAAGTGATGAAGGTTATATCATCGTGGATTTTAAAACGGGTGAAGAAACGGAAAAGAATGATCTGCAAATTGAGAATTATAAACGTATTCTTGAAAGTTTGGGAAGAAAAGTGTTGAAGACACAGCTTATTTATTTGTAA